The genomic window CGGCGCCGACGACGGTGAAGACCACCTTCTGGCCCGGCTTGTGCTTGGTGACCAGCTCGGCCACGTCGTCCGGCTGGGTGACGGCGGTGCCGTCCACCGCCTTGACCACGTCACCGGCGTGCAGTGACCCCTGCGAGGCGCCGCCGCTGACCACCGCGGACACGATCACGCGGGAGGGGACGTGGATCTTCAGCTCGTCCAGCGCGGCGACCTTGGCGCTGTCCTGGGACTGGGTGAACTCCTCGGCGTTCTGCTGGTCGGCCTGCTCGGCGGTCTGCCCCTTGGGGTAGAGCGTGTCGTGCTCGACGACCTTGTCGTCGTGCCGCAGCCAGCCGAAGACCGACTCGATCACGTTCATGTGGTAATCGGCGCCGGTGACCCGGACGGTCGTCATGTTCAGATGCCCGTCCGCCGGATAGGTCTTCCGGCCGGCGATCTGGATCACGGTGTCGCCGCCGTAGGTGCCCAGGGTGTTCACCGTGGGACCCGGTGACATCTCCGAATACGGGGACGGCACGAGCAACGCGACGCTCAGCAGCGCTATCAGCGTCAGTGTAGAGGCGAGCAGCGTCGCGGTACGGCTGGGCATGGAACGACAGTACGTGACCGGCGGACGATTCGGCTCCCCGGGTGAGTCCGGACGAGGAGGCCGCGGGGGCCCGGTGAACAGCGGCCCCCACAGGGGTCACACAGGTTCGGCGTCGGTGGGGCCGCCGTCGCCCGCCTCGCCCTTCTTCAGCCGCAGCGGGGGCAGGTCACCGGGCTGCATGGCCGCGCGGAAC from Streptomyces sp. NBC_01198 includes these protein-coding regions:
- a CDS encoding YlbL family protein, coding for MPSRTATLLASTLTLIALLSVALLVPSPYSEMSPGPTVNTLGTYGGDTVIQIAGRKTYPADGHLNMTTVRVTGADYHMNVIESVFGWLRHDDKVVEHDTLYPKGQTAEQADQQNAEEFTQSQDSAKVAALDELKIHVPSRVIVSAVVSGGASQGSLHAGDVVKAVDGTAVTQPDDVAELVTKHKPGQKVVFTVVGAAEAKGRSADGLPTHQVTVTTRKSDDTGPSRAVVGIAAGVEHLFPFSIDIRLADVGGPSAGMMFALGIVDKLTPGDMTGGKFVAGTGTIDDSGNVGPIGGISLKTIGARDKGAQFFLTPADNCGEAARDVPHGLTLVKVKTLDDAMAALKDIKSGDTAALPSCTRS